The DNA window TTTAATTGTAAAAAAAATATGGATTTTAAGAAAGTTTTAACTAATTGGTATTCAGTAAATAAGCGAGACCTCCCTTGGAGAAACACCAAAAATCCTTATTTTATATGGTTGTCAGAAATAATCATGCAACAAACACAAATTAAACAAGGATTACCTTATTATGAAGCTTTTATTACCAATTACCCAACTGTTTTCGACCTTGCAAATGCCGAAGAGCAGGATGTTTTAAAACTTTGGCAAGGTCTAGGTTATTACTCTAGAGCAAGAAATTTACACACTTCGGCAAAATACGTTGCAAAAGATTTAAAAGGTGTGTTTCCAAATGCCTATTCAGATATTTTAAAACTTAAAGGTATTGGAGACTATACTGCAAGTGCAATTGCCTCTATCTGTTTTGATGAGCCTACTGCTGTTGTTGATGGGAATGTATATCGTGTATTATCTCGTTATTTTGGAATAGACACTCCTATCAATTCTTCAAAAGGTATTAAAGAATTTAAACATCTAGCAACGACACTTATTGACGCTTCAAATCCTGGTGATTACAATCAAGCGTTAATGGAGTTTGGAGCCATACAATGTAAGCCTAAAAATCCTAATTGTAATGTTTGTCCATTAATGAATAGTTGTGTCGCGCTTCAAAAAGGAAACGTTGACAGCCTTCCTATAAAACTAAAGAAAACCAAAGTCACAAAAAAACACATTAATTTTTTAGTCTTTATGTCTTCAGATAAAAGAACACTATTTGAACAAAGAACAACAAAAGGAATTTGGCAAAAGCTGTATCAGTTTCCATTAATTGAAACTGAAGACGCACTTCCTTCAGATGGCTTTAAAACACATCCAAAAATCACATCCTATTTTAATGATATTGAATACGAATATAGCTTATACAATACAAAAGAACTTATACACAAACTATCACATCAACATTTATATACTAAATTCTGGATTATTGAAGTTGATAAACTCCCAAAGAATAGCATTCTCATTTCAAAATTAAAAACCTACCCAACTCCTATTGTAATTGGTAATTTCATTGAGGAATTTAGTTTCCCTATATAAAGAACTCACAATTTTTTCATACTTTTAAAACTACCATTACAAATTGTTTAATTTTGTAATCTTAAACTACAAATAATTATGTCAGGAACATTAAATAAAGTGATGCTTATTGGGCATTTAGGTGATGAAGTGAAAATGCATTATTTTGATGGCGGAAATTGTGTTGGACGCTTTCCGTTAGCGACAAATGAAACCTACACTAACAAACAGACAAACGAACGTGTTACAAATACAGAGTGGCATAATGTTGTTGTGAGAAATAAAGCAGCTGAAATTTGTGAAAAGTATCTTTCTAAAGGTGATAAAGTATATATCGAAGGCCGTTTAAAAACTAGAAAATGGCAGGACGACAAAGGGAATGATCGGTATTCAACAGAAATTCAATGTACAGATTTCACGTTTTTAACTAACAAAAATGAAGCTCAAACTGGTCATGTTGGACAACAACCTGAATCTAATCAGACAACAGCAAACACCACGTCGCAACCAATTACTAACGCTAATGATGACTTACCATTTTAATTAAATATTTTTATTTTGGATCCTGAACCCTCGTGTTTAATATTGTTACTAGTTTCTGGAAATTCAGCATTAATTTCCGGTCTATTACTGCTTATAATTTTACTATTTTCATCTGCATTAGTATCTGGTGTTGAAGTTGCTTTATTTTCGTTAACAAAATCGGATATTGATACTGGCTTAGTTGAACAACCTAAAGCATTTTCAATTATTTCAAGGCTTTTAGAACGGCCTAAGAAATTACTAGCAACGATATTGGTGGCAAATAATTTCATCAATATTGGTATTGTAATTCTGTTTGCCTATTTAGGTGAATCTTTATTTTATAATATTGAAGTTACTTGGATGCGATTTCTTTTAGAAGTTGTAGTCATCACCTTTTTAATTTTATTATTTGGCGAGATTATCCCAAAAATTTATGCAAGTAGAAATCGCGTTAAATTTTCAACGTTTATGGCTATACCGTTAAAGGGATTAGATTTTATTTTCTCTCCTGTAAGTTTACCTATGCGATTTGTAACCTTAGCCATTCATAATCGTTTAGGCAAACAAAAATCTAATATTAGCGTCGATCAATTATCTCAAGCATTAGAGCTTACAACAAACAGTGACACAACTATTGAAGAACATAAAATCTTACAAGGTATTGTATCTTTTGGCAATACAGATACTAAA is part of the Psychroserpens ponticola genome and encodes:
- the mutY gene encoding A/G-specific adenine glycosylase, yielding MDFKKVLTNWYSVNKRDLPWRNTKNPYFIWLSEIIMQQTQIKQGLPYYEAFITNYPTVFDLANAEEQDVLKLWQGLGYYSRARNLHTSAKYVAKDLKGVFPNAYSDILKLKGIGDYTASAIASICFDEPTAVVDGNVYRVLSRYFGIDTPINSSKGIKEFKHLATTLIDASNPGDYNQALMEFGAIQCKPKNPNCNVCPLMNSCVALQKGNVDSLPIKLKKTKVTKKHINFLVFMSSDKRTLFEQRTTKGIWQKLYQFPLIETEDALPSDGFKTHPKITSYFNDIEYEYSLYNTKELIHKLSHQHLYTKFWIIEVDKLPKNSILISKLKTYPTPIVIGNFIEEFSFPI
- the gldE gene encoding gliding motility-associated protein GldE, whose product is MDPEPSCLILLLVSGNSALISGLLLLIILLFSSALVSGVEVALFSLTKSDIDTGLVEQPKAFSIISRLLERPKKLLATILVANNFINIGIVILFAYLGESLFYNIEVTWMRFLLEVVVITFLILLFGEIIPKIYASRNRVKFSTFMAIPLKGLDFIFSPVSLPMRFVTLAIHNRLGKQKSNISVDQLSQALELTTNSDTTIEEHKILQGIVSFGNTDTKQVMRPRMDIFALNEDQKFSEVIHEITKNGYSRIPVYKDSIDTVTGILYVKDLLPHIERKEFDWTGLLREPFFVPENKKLDDLMVEFQEKKVHLALVVDEYGGTSGLVSLEDVIEEIVGDISDEFDDDDVIYTKIDNNNFTFEGKTTLKDFYKIINIEDESVFEDYKGEAETIAGFVLEISGIFPRLKSKINFKDYVFTIEAIEKKRIKDIKFTILNK
- a CDS encoding single-stranded DNA-binding protein; the encoded protein is MSGTLNKVMLIGHLGDEVKMHYFDGGNCVGRFPLATNETYTNKQTNERVTNTEWHNVVVRNKAAEICEKYLSKGDKVYIEGRLKTRKWQDDKGNDRYSTEIQCTDFTFLTNKNEAQTGHVGQQPESNQTTANTTSQPITNANDDLPF